One Rickettsia prowazekii str. Breinl genomic region harbors:
- a CDS encoding lytic transglycosylase domain-containing protein: MIKPRDNTRQVVLRFILLLLSFCFFPNHTIADPEISESLKCSQLFPYFEKKFNIPSNALYSIALKESGKKHSTRKIKVVWPWTVNVEGKGYYFNSKREAINFVRIELIKGRDSIDVGCMQINLRHHLEAFNSLDQAFDPHNNIRYGAEFLRSKYDQLGSWHKAIAHYHSANHALGVKYKQDVIKIASNMALYKALLFSYLDNNEEALADIMHVNNKVQKKTLFSSNKRYRSSIMIPIPTKIN; this comes from the coding sequence GTGATTAAGCCACGGGATAACACAAGACAAGTCGTTTTGCGCTTTATACTTTTATTGTTATCTTTTTGTTTCTTTCCAAATCATACTATTGCTGATCCTGAAATATCTGAATCATTAAAATGTTCTCAGCTTTTTCCTTATTTTGAAAAAAAATTTAATATTCCATCTAATGCTTTATATTCAATCGCTTTAAAAGAATCAGGAAAAAAACATTCAACCCGTAAAATCAAAGTAGTATGGCCTTGGACAGTGAACGTTGAAGGAAAAGGTTATTATTTTAATAGTAAAAGAGAAGCTATTAATTTTGTTCGAATAGAACTTATAAAAGGGCGAGATAGTATTGATGTTGGATGTATGCAGATTAACTTAAGACATCATTTAGAGGCTTTTAATTCCCTTGACCAAGCATTTGATCCACATAATAACATCCGTTACGGGGCAGAGTTTTTACGTTCAAAATATGATCAGTTAGGGAGTTGGCACAAAGCTATAGCTCATTACCACTCGGCTAATCATGCTTTAGGAGTAAAATATAAGCAAGATGTAATTAAAATAGCAAGTAATATGGCGCTTTATAAAGCATTATTATTTAGTTATCTAGATAATAATGAAGAAGCTTTAGCAGATATAATGCATGTTAATAATAAAGTTCAAAAGAAAACACTTTTTAGTAGCAATAAAAGGTACAGAAGTAGTATTATGATACCGATTCCTACTAAAATTAATTAA
- the ykgO gene encoding type B 50S ribosomal protein L36 — protein MKVVSSLKSLKKRDKDCQIVKRRGKIFVINKKNKRFRAKQG, from the coding sequence ATGAAAGTGGTTAGTTCATTAAAATCGTTAAAGAAACGCGATAAAGATTGTCAGATCGTTAAAAGAAGAGGCAAGATTTTTGTAATAAATAAAAAGAATAAAAGGTTTAGAGCGAAACAAGGTTAA
- a CDS encoding DUF2532 domain-containing protein: MNIKLVTYFLILVSSLKVNADLNHIQDSFKYQEAEQLTIELPWNDCTAIHKFLEEKLFFSEQQIKKENKIHEKYKQFYLQHNNKLSDFSMQFLEKKSEINSVETLISGFLKFCEDNFQTSKSKSHSLNFFQKQQDQWLHNIRNENYKTYYKKKYEDNTFRNIN, translated from the coding sequence ATGAATATTAAATTAGTTACATATTTTTTAATATTAGTAAGCTCATTAAAAGTAAATGCTGATTTAAATCATATTCAAGATAGTTTTAAATATCAAGAAGCAGAGCAGTTAACAATAGAATTACCTTGGAATGACTGTACTGCAATTCATAAATTCTTAGAAGAAAAGTTATTTTTTTCAGAACAACAAATAAAAAAAGAAAATAAAATTCATGAGAAATATAAGCAATTTTATTTACAACATAATAATAAGCTTTCTGATTTTTCTATGCAATTTCTAGAAAAAAAATCTGAAATTAATAGTGTCGAAACTTTAATATCAGGCTTTTTAAAATTTTGTGAAGATAATTTTCAAACAAGTAAAAGTAAATCGCATTCTTTAAATTTTTTCCAAAAACAACAAGACCAATGGTTACATAATATAAGAAATGAGAATTATAAAACATATTATAAGAAGAAATATGAAGACAATACCTTTAGAAATATTAATTAA